Within Scomber japonicus isolate fScoJap1 chromosome 18, fScoJap1.pri, whole genome shotgun sequence, the genomic segment TCATAGTTGATGTCAAAACTTTGACAAAGCTTGTTACATCTAATCCTGCCCCATACACCAGTAGAGGCATTAAAACTGTCATGCTATTTTAAGTTGAATAAACCTTCcagaaattaaagtttaatacaTGAATTCAACTACTTTTGACAATGGAAGAGAAATATTGTGTTGAAGCCATTTTCCCCTTTACATCCAATGAAAAATTCTGAAAAAGGTGACTCCTGACATATGATAATATCCATTTCTAATGTCAATATAGAAATGTCTGGAGCTTTAATTCCAATGTACACGTTCTTTCTTGctattatttatataaagttGAATTGCCAATATGAAACAGTCAAAATATAGtcacttttaaataaagttcACTGTCCTCCACTCAACATTAAATAGCACATATGAGGACTTTGGTTCTGTATTGTtttaacaagttttttttttgtttcttcaggTTTCCGCTGTACAACCAGAGAAAACTCAAGAGATGGCTCGTCAACATGAAGTGGAAGGACTGGACACCGTCTCGCTTCTCCGTGCTGTGCAGCAATCATTTTGAGGAGCAGTACATCGACAGGACGGGCAAATCTGTAACGCTTCGAGAAGACGCAGTTCCCACCATATTTTCATCCCCTGACAAGACACAGAAAAGGAAGGTTTGTATCTAGTTACTCGGTTTCAGTGGTAAAAACTCTTTAATGGTTCGGTGATATTCATTCACTAGATTAAAGGTTTCTTATGCAACTACGTTCTCTTTCTCCCTGCTTTAGGCTTCCATGAATCCAAGAAGTAAGAGATATAAGGTGAgcgcatactatatatataccTATACACATTACAGTTTTGCTATATTTAGCTAGTAGTCATTCATGGTCAtatgggctcatcaggagggcggccttaaagagacagaggttgaactgaggggctgcataaagagccattTTAAGAtaataaggagttgtttttttttatatctctggctcatgcaaagctactctagagGAGTCcgagaataaaaataaagaggtGGAAATGAGCATGATAAGTTCTCTTTATAAATTAAGAATACGAACTGAAGCTTTTTTCAAGCTGTTCTTCACTGCAACGCCATGGAGTCAGCATACTTACTTACAGCCAGACTAAGTACTGTTTCCTTGTATTTTGAACAGTCAGCTGGTGCTAAAGCCTCACAGACGAATCCAACTCAGTCTCCAACGACCACTCCCACCAGAGCGAAGCGCAGCGTCTCGAACAAAGAGCCCAGCCAGACAGAGGAAGAGCCTGCGGGGTATGGTACTTTAAGACAGGAAAGCACCAgtctttattttactgttttatgacCATTTTGTcattaggattttttttgtggTCTTCTGCTCATGTTTCTTTAGTGTAAACAAACCACTGAATAACAAAACTAATTGATAAGAAAGTAATAGATTGGGTCCAAAGATTACACCAAAAAGAGTGGGAAATTCATAATAAAGCAGGTGTTTGCTACTAAATCACACACTCTGTCATTACAGAAGATGTATCAAACACACTTTTTCaggtttatattttttattctgtgctTTACTCGTACATCTTTTCATGATTTATAGTTCAAAAGACTCCTTATATATCTTACATATTGCAGAGAATAGACATATTCTCATTTGGGCTCTCGCCTCActaatttttgtctttttttttgtcatttatcatCAGAGACAAAGACCCAAAAAAGTCAGACAAATGGAGGATTATAGTAGATGAGGGGCTGATGAAGATTGAGTCTTTTCCACATTTCTTCCATGGAGATTACTGCGTACCCCAGGCAAGTAGCTGCACACATAGACAGGataaaaagcaacacatggtacaataaaaagacatttgcaTATGattagtgttaaaaaaaaaacaagcagataTACATGTTGTGACAATACAAGCGTTTTTCATCACCAGACTTCAATCAGTGTTTTAGTAACTTGGAGTAACTTTAGAGATGTTTATATGTCATGAGGCTTGTGTTATCAGATGTTTACTATCAAATAtagtcattttaatatttacattgtGTGTAATTTTTCACATTCACCAACAGGATATTCAGTGGGCTCCAGATGATAATGTCAGTGTAAGTAGGCAGCATGATTTCAAACTataatattttgtcttttatgtttaACCTCTCTatttttaagagttttaatCAAATGCTCTCCTCTGTACTTTTTGCAGACAGACGGTAAAGATCCTGACAATGTAATAGAGGTACGACACAATCGCTTAAAAGTGTTGCAACAAAGCTACGTTAAATACAAACCAAAAGCTGACTTGGATTTTAAGTACGATCATGTTTTTGTGATGGCAGGTGAAAGAGCCATGGCAGTGGCTCGGTCTGGATGTCCGAGGACCTTTACCGCAAACGCAAAATGGACACAAATACATCTTGACGGTGACGGACTATCACTCCAAGTGGGTGGAAGCTGTACCAATGCAGATGTGCCTCCCTTCACATGTGGCAAAGCACGTCGCGGACATAATCGCCCACTTTGGATACCCGCTCCGAATCCTCTCCAGACTGCCGCATGACATAGTCCACAAAGTGAGTGCATGGCTGATTGAAGGGGTCATATCATTGAGAATAAAAGTGGACATTtcatacacatttaaatacaagttttggaacttttgACATCTGACATCTTAACAGAAACTTCCCTCCCAAGAAAACTCACAGAGGAATATTGATAAATTGTTAGCCAGTGTCTGACCTGCATGTACTGTGTGAATATGTTCCCACTTTAGATTAACAGAGAACTGAAAGATCAGCTGAAGGTCACCCTGGCTCTCGTAGTTTATCATCAGCAGACGGGTACTGCAGATCttatcacacagcagctgattgACAGGTCTGTACTTTATGTtatgaatgtataaatgtactTTACTATGTATTTTACTGTCACATTAATTATGATACTGTAAAATCTCTCATCATGCCTCCATGTAAATactgtgatgtttgtgttttctgcttctCAACAGGATGGTGAGCGATCTCATAGAGGAGCACGCGGCCGACTGGGACGTCTACCTGCCCGCTAAGGTCTTCAGTCTGTGCTTCAAAGAGCATTCAGTGACTAAGCAGAGGCCTTTTTCAATGCTTTGCTGTAAAGGACTGGAGCCTGTACAGTCTCCCAGAGGACTAAATGTAAGTGATGAAAGGTTTGAATGTTTTAGTTTcgtttttatatgtaaaatgaGGTGTTTGTGAGGCTGTAGAAAAGctaggctgcattcctgcaatcATTGGTAATGATGTGATAACGTGTATCTCATGATATTCTGtaatttattgttatatttttggggggttttttgtttctcttttctccctccttgaatctttttatattgttttaatgcTGTAAAG encodes:
- the zgc:153292 gene encoding uncharacterized protein zgc:153292, with the protein product MGRYKCAYNCESSGETDMKFFKFPLYNQRKLKRWLVNMKWKDWTPSRFSVLCSNHFEEQYIDRTGKSVTLREDAVPTIFSSPDKTQKRKASMNPRSKRYKSAGAKASQTNPTQSPTTTPTRAKRSVSNKEPSQTEEEPAGDKDPKKSDKWRIIVDEGLMKIESFPHFFHGDYCVPQDIQWAPDDNVSTDGKDPDNVIEVKEPWQWLGLDVRGPLPQTQNGHKYILTVTDYHSKWVEAVPMQMCLPSHVAKHVADIIAHFGYPLRILSRLPHDIVHKINRELKDQLKVTLALVVYHQQTGTADLITQQLIDRMVSDLIEEHAADWDVYLPAKVFSLCFKEHSVTKQRPFSMLCCKGLEPVQSPRGLNFVYSKIQESAFVIR